Sequence from the Pararhizobium gei genome:
GCCGGCAATCTGCCACTGTTCAACAATGTCGAAAGCGGAAAACCTCTCGACCGGCCCCGTACGATCCTGATTGATTCCGCACAACTTGAAAGCGGCGATGCCATTTCGGACGATTTCAAGAAGATCGCGGGAGAGGAAATCGAGGCATTCCGACGCGAACTCCGCCGGACACCTGGTCGCGATCCGGAAGCCATTACGGATGCCGACCTGTTGCGTGAGGTCATGAACACTGTCGGACAGAAGGGGCGGATGGGCGGCACGGTACGGTGCGTCGTGTCTGTGTCCATGCTGACCGAGGGCTGGGACGCGAACACAGTCACGCACATTCTCGGCTGCCGCGCCTTCGGCACCCGACTCTTGTGCGAACAGGTCGTAGGACGCGCGCTGCGGCGTGTATCCTACGAACCCGATGATCAAGGTTACTTCAGGGCGGAATATGCCGACGTGCTTGGTGTGCCATTCGATTTCATGCCAGCAAATTCCAGCAAGGATTTCTCGCCGCCGAAACCTCGTACCCGAATTTTTGCAGACGATACGCGCGCCGCACCAGAAGTGTGCTTCCCCCGTGTGCTTGGTTATCGCGTCGTCTTCCCGCAGGGTCGGCTGAGCGCGACGTTCGTTGGTGACAGCCATATGCGGCTGGGGGCCGACACGCCTATCCCCAAGGAGACCGAGGTTGATCCGCTGATCGGCCAGTCGAATGTCATTAACATGGGAGATCTGGACGCGGTCCGCAGCCAGACCGTGGCCTATATGCTCGCCAAACGCGCGCTGGAGCGGTGGGCTCGAATGACCGAAAATGTCGACACCGAGCCGACGTTCCTCTTCCCGCAGTTTTTGGGAATCGCAAAACGTTGGTTGGCGGAATGCTTGCATCTGCATGATGGGCGCTCGGTTGGCTGGCTGAGCCTAGCAAGCTACCGTGACGAAGCCGTCGAAAGGATCGTCAGGGCCTGCGCGAAGACACTGTCGCAGGCGGGGCGCGAAGAAATTCTGCCAGTACTGGCTCCATTCGAGCCGGAAGGATCGAGCAAGCACGTTGATTTCTTCACGACCAAGACAACGCTTCTAACAACCGATCCGGCAAGTGCCAGGTCAACTACGTCGTCTATGACAGTGATTGGGAAGCTGCCTTTGCCGAGCGCATCGAGCGCATTCCGCAGGTCCGGGGATATGTCAAGAATCATGCACTGGGCTTCGAAGTGCCCTATGTCTTCATGGGGCAGGAGCGAGCGTACCGCCCGGATTTCATCGTGCATTGGGATGACGGTCATGACGATCCGCTGCAGCTCGTAGTCGAGATCAAGGGCCGAAGGACTGAGGAAGACCAGGCCAAAGCGGACACGCTGGCTAGCTTGTGGTTACCGGCGGTGCGCAACGATGGGCGTTTCGGGCGCTGGGGCCCCCCTGTCGAAATCGTGCAGCCCTACGACATGGCGAATGCGTTCGAAACGATCGTGAAGGCGTTGGAAGTCGCAGCAGGCACTCGAGAGAAGGTTTCCTGACATGGCCAAGGCACCCCGGAAACCGATCAATGTTGCAACCGTGCAGCACAAGGGCGCGCGGCGGCCGAACAATCCGACGATGGAGTTGCAGAGCTTCCTTGCGGACGAAGAGGCAACGCCGAAAAAAGTGTTGTTTCAGCGCCGCTACAGCCCGGCGACACACCCGGAACTGTATGAACGGAACAAGTCGCTCGACCCGCAACTGGTCTGGGCGAACAGCGAGAATGGCGAAGGGGCAGTGCAATTGACCTGGCGTGATAAGGATGAGCAAGACGAGGAGGCGCTGCGTGTCGATGCGGTGCCAATCTACACAGCCGAGAAGATTCATCCCAAAGCAATCATCGATGACATCCGCCGTAGGGCGGGCAGCGGAGCGTCTGTTTCATCCGACGATCAGCCCGACCTGTTTTCGGACTTCAACGGCATTGACGAAGAAGACCGTCTCGAATTCTATCAGCACACAATGAAATGGACCAACCGCATGATCCTGGGCGACAGCCTCCAGGTCATGGCAAGCCTTGCTGAAAAGGAAGATTTGCGCAGCAAGGTCCAATGCATCTATTTTGACCCGCCCTACGGCATCAGGTTTGGCTCCAATTGGCAGGTTTCTACGACCAAACCCAAGGTCGAAGACGGTCAGATGGGAAGTGCGAAAAAGGCAAGCCAGCTTTCACGCGAGCCGGAACAAGTCAAAGCCTTTCGTGATACGTGGGCAGACGGTATTCACAGCTATCTCAGCTACATGAGAGATCGCCTAGAGGCGATGCGGGACCTGTTGACGGAAACGGGATCAATCTTCGTTCAAATCAGTGACGAGAACGTCCACCGGGTTCGCGCCGTGCTCGACGAAGTCTTTGGCGCGGGCAATTTCGTGAGCCAAATCGTCCTGAAGACCACAAGTGGGGCCGGAAGTCCGAGCGGCGGAACGGTCACTCTGGCTGGCGTCCACGACATCGTAATTTGGTACGCCAAGAACAAGGAAGTCGTAAAGTACCGTCAGATTTACTTTGACAAATCCGACATGGATTCTGCGGGTCTTTATCGTCGGGTAATCAGTTTAGACGGACAGGATCGAAGCGCAACGCCCCAGGAACTGACAGGAGTTACCGCGCTGGGAGAAGGAGCGCATCTTTTTCGGCCCGACAACCTTACTAGCCAGAGCTCGCCGGATAGTGCGACATTCAAGGTTCCTTACCGTGACGAGTTAATCGGGCCGGGTAAAGGTGGCTGGAAGACCAATGAGCCAGGGATGCAGCGGCTTTCGTTGTCGGGTCGACTTTATCTCACAAGCAATAATTCGCTGCAGTTCCAGAGGCGTATGAGCGACTTTAACGTCGCCCCAATTAACGACGTGTGGACGGACGTAGGGACGGGGTCATTCACCGACGAGAAGATTTACGTCGTGCAGACCAATGTTAAGATCATTCAACGTTGCCTGCTTATGACCACTGATCCGGGAGACCTCGTTCTTGACCCGACTTGCGGTTCAGGCACTACGGCTTATGTCGCCGAGCAGTGGGGCAGACGCTGGATTACCATCGACACTAGCCGTGTCGCACTTACGTTAGCCCGGACCCGGCTGATGAGCGCGCGCTACCCATATTACGCGATGCGGGACAGCGAAGCCGGCTCTGTGGAAGAGCTAGCCTTACAGCTTGGCCGTCGCCCCAGTGAGGTCGAGGCGGCAGAAGTGACCGCTAAACGCCGTTTCTCCAACGACATTGCTAATGGCTTGGTGCTCAACCGCGTGCCGCACATAACGTTGAAGTCAATTGCCAACAACGCAGAGATTGACGTCCTCTACGCGCAGCACCAGGCCGTGCTGGATCCGTTGCGAGAGCAACTGAACGCTATGGCGAAGACCGAATGGCGCGAATGGGAGATTCCGCGAGCTCCGATCTATCCGTGGGACGCCAAGCCGACAAAGCTCCATACCAAGGTCCGCGTCCTGCTGGACGAACGGACCAAGCTTCGCAGCAACTGGGAACGCGGCCAAGACGGAATCGATGAAACCGACATGGCGAAGCTCGACAAGAAAATCGGCAAGGCCATTGGTGACCTGAACAAGGAACTCGGTCGCCGATTCACCATTGACGATCTGCCGGAATGTCCGGGCGATCCGCTGCCCCTAGATGCGATTGCCCCTCATGCTGCTTGGTGGGAAGCACGGATATCTCGTCAGAAGGCGATCGACACCTCCATCGAGACCAATGCCGAGACCGAATACCTTGTCGACAAGCCAGTTGAGCTGAAGGGCCTGGTCCGTGTGGCGGGCCCGTTCACGGTGGACAGTCTCTCGCCCCACCGCGTCTTGCCGGCCGACGAAGATGATCCACTGTTGCTTGCTGCGCTAACCGATTGAGAGGACGCTCCGCATCGTTTGGCAAGTAGAGCCGATGCCGGCAGCACGAGCGATGATTTCGTGCGGGTGGTGCTCGATAACCTCAAGGTGGCCGGTGTCGGCAATACCAAGAAGGGTGAGCGGCTTCGCTTCACGACCATCCGGCCTTTTGCTGGGCGCTACGTCAATGCTGAGGCGCGTTATGTCGAGGGCGATACCGAGGGCGCGCCAGAACGGCGTGCAGCGATCTTTATCGGACCTGAATACGATACCGTGACTCGGTCGATGATTCTGGCCGCGGCCCGGGAAGCGGCAGACCTGTTTGACGTGCTGGTAGTGTGCGGCTTCGCCTTCGAGGCCCATGCGTCTGCCGAAACTATGTCGCTGGGCCGGCTGACCGTACTCAAGGTCAATATGAACCAGGATCTGCGCATGGGTGACCGTCTCAAGACGGCGGACCAGGGCAACCTCTTCGTGGTGTTTGGCGAACCGGACGTGAAGCTGTGCAAACGCAAGGATGGCCAACTAGAAGTGAAGATCCTTGGCCTCGACATCTTCAACCCGAATACCGGCGAGCTGAAGCCATCCGGCAAGGTGGAAGACGATGTGGCTTGCTGGTTTATCGACGACGATTACGACCAGACGAGCTTCTTTGTGCGGCAAGCCTACTTCCTGGGCGGCAAGGACCCTTACGAGAAGCTGAAAACGGCACTGAAGGCCGATTTGGACGAAGACGCTTGGAGCGTCCTGAACAGCACTGTTTCACAGCCCTTCGACGCCCCTCCGGGCGGCAAGATCGCGGTCAAGGTCATCAACCATTACGGCGACGAAGTAATGAAGGTTTACCACGTGGCGGATGCGGAGGAGTCCAGATGAGTGGCGGGTTTTACGATCGGCTAAAGGCTTCGCGTGCGGCGTCAGGCTCTCCGGAAGGACCGGAACTTGAAGATTGCGTGCGGCGGACTGTGGCAGCTCTGCAGTCGTCGCATACAGACGGCAACAAGCCCGGCATGCTGTTGGGCAAGATCCAGTCTGGTAAGACTCGCGCCTTCCTTGGCGTGATCGCCGCCGGCTTCGATGAAGGATTCGATGTCGCCGTCGTCCTGACCAAGGGCACCAAGACGTTGGCGCAGCAGACCGTGAACCGCATCGCCAACGAGTACCGCGAATTCCGCGATGCCGAGGAGCTGGCAGTCTACGATATCATGACAGTGCCAAATCTGACGGCATGGGAAATCGACAGCCACAAGCTGATCTTCGTGGCCAAGAAGGAGTCCAACAACATGCGGCGGCTGGTGAAGCTGTTCGCGGAAACCCATCCCCGGTTGGCGGGGAAACGTGTCCTGATCGTGGATGACGAAGCCGATTTCGCCTCCATCCGCTTCACCAAGAAGAAGGGTTCGGACGAGATCGAACAGGGGCG
This genomic interval carries:
- a CDS encoding site-specific DNA-methyltransferase; protein product: MAKAPRKPINVATVQHKGARRPNNPTMELQSFLADEEATPKKVLFQRRYSPATHPELYERNKSLDPQLVWANSENGEGAVQLTWRDKDEQDEEALRVDAVPIYTAEKIHPKAIIDDIRRRAGSGASVSSDDQPDLFSDFNGIDEEDRLEFYQHTMKWTNRMILGDSLQVMASLAEKEDLRSKVQCIYFDPPYGIRFGSNWQVSTTKPKVEDGQMGSAKKASQLSREPEQVKAFRDTWADGIHSYLSYMRDRLEAMRDLLTETGSIFVQISDENVHRVRAVLDEVFGAGNFVSQIVLKTTSGAGSPSGGTVTLAGVHDIVIWYAKNKEVVKYRQIYFDKSDMDSAGLYRRVISLDGQDRSATPQELTGVTALGEGAHLFRPDNLTSQSSPDSATFKVPYRDELIGPGKGGWKTNEPGMQRLSLSGRLYLTSNNSLQFQRRMSDFNVAPINDVWTDVGTGSFTDEKIYVVQTNVKIIQRCLLMTTDPGDLVLDPTCGSGTTAYVAEQWGRRWITIDTSRVALTLARTRLMSARYPYYAMRDSEAGSVEELALQLGRRPSEVEAAEVTAKRRFSNDIANGLVLNRVPHITLKSIANNAEIDVLYAQHQAVLDPLREQLNAMAKTEWREWEIPRAPIYPWDAKPTKLHTKVRVLLDERTKLRSNWERGQDGIDETDMAKLDKKIGKAIGDLNKELGRRFTIDDLPECPGDPLPLDAIAPHAAWWEARISRQKAIDTSIETNAETEYLVDKPVELKGLVRVAGPFTVDSLSPHRVLPADEDDPLLLAALTD